The following proteins are encoded in a genomic region of Gimesia algae:
- the fbaA gene encoding class II fructose-bisphosphate aldolase, whose translation MPIATPAQYAAMLDSAQEGNYAYPAMNVTSLTTINGALKAFADKKSDGIIQVSTGGGQFASGLDQKDAVLGAIILAEATHRLAERYDVLIALHTDHCQPGKVDSFLKPLIAETARRREAGLPNLFQSHMLDASELPLKENLELSVDLLKLCAANEIILEVEAGVVGGEEDGVDNSDQPADKLYTSPEDMVAVYEALNGLGRYMFAATFGNVHGSYKPGAVKLRPEILKEGQEAVIAKYGKEAEFDLVFHGGSGTPENQLRETLEYGVVKMNIDTDTQYAFTRPVVDHMMKNYDGVLKIDGEVGVKKVYDPRSYLKAGEMGVVQRMSEACDDLFSSGKTIFGKV comes from the coding sequence ATGCCGATTGCAACCCCAGCTCAATACGCAGCGATGCTGGATTCCGCTCAAGAAGGTAACTATGCCTATCCCGCGATGAATGTCACCTCGCTGACAACAATCAACGGAGCCCTGAAAGCATTTGCAGATAAGAAGTCAGACGGAATCATTCAGGTTTCAACCGGTGGTGGTCAATTTGCTTCCGGTCTGGATCAGAAAGACGCCGTGTTAGGCGCCATCATTTTAGCAGAAGCGACTCACCGTCTGGCAGAACGTTATGATGTTCTGATCGCATTGCACACCGACCACTGTCAGCCCGGAAAAGTAGATTCGTTCCTGAAGCCGCTGATCGCAGAAACGGCTCGTCGACGCGAAGCCGGTCTGCCGAACCTGTTCCAGTCTCACATGCTGGATGCTTCAGAACTGCCTCTCAAGGAAAACCTGGAATTATCGGTTGATCTACTCAAGCTGTGTGCGGCCAACGAAATCATTCTGGAAGTGGAAGCCGGTGTGGTTGGTGGTGAAGAAGATGGTGTCGATAACTCCGATCAGCCAGCCGACAAGCTGTATACTTCACCAGAAGACATGGTTGCCGTTTATGAAGCACTCAACGGTCTGGGACGTTACATGTTCGCTGCTACGTTCGGCAACGTACATGGCAGCTATAAACCAGGTGCCGTCAAACTGCGTCCAGAAATTCTGAAAGAGGGTCAGGAAGCTGTGATTGCCAAATATGGTAAGGAAGCAGAATTCGACCTGGTCTTCCATGGCGGCTCGGGAACTCCCGAAAATCAGCTGCGGGAAACACTGGAATACGGCGTTGTGAAGATGAATATCGATACCGATACTCAGTACGCCTTCACCCGTCCTGTGGTAGATCACATGATGAAAAACTATGATGGCGTATTAAAGATTGATGGTGAAGTGGGAGTCAAGAAAGTTTACGACCCTCGCAGCTACCTGAAAGCCGGCGAAATGGGAGTCGTCCAGCGAATGAGCGAAGCCTGCGATGACCTGTTCTCCAGCGGAAAAACCATTTTCGGCAAAGTCTGA
- the ispF gene encoding 2-C-methyl-D-erythritol 2,4-cyclodiphosphate synthase, whose product MTSAPEPRKYPELRIGAGQDCHRLEAGYPLILGGVTIEFELGLVGHSDADVLLHAITDALLGAAGLGDIGEMFPNTDDRWKGADSGDLLQAAFAEVEQAGWQIVNLDCTISAERPKLASYKPQIRKSVAELLDLEEQQVNIKAKTGERVGPVGRQEAMTADAVVLLTRSH is encoded by the coding sequence ATGACATCTGCCCCTGAACCCCGGAAATATCCAGAATTGCGAATTGGCGCAGGCCAGGACTGCCATCGGCTGGAAGCAGGTTACCCGCTCATTCTGGGAGGCGTCACGATTGAGTTCGAACTCGGACTGGTGGGACACAGCGATGCTGATGTATTGTTGCATGCGATTACTGATGCTCTGCTGGGAGCAGCTGGTCTGGGTGATATCGGAGAAATGTTTCCCAACACAGACGACCGCTGGAAAGGCGCCGATTCCGGTGACCTGTTGCAAGCAGCATTCGCAGAAGTAGAGCAGGCTGGCTGGCAAATCGTAAACCTGGATTGCACTATTTCGGCAGAACGTCCTAAACTAGCCAGCTACAAGCCTCAGATCAGAAAATCAGTCGCCGAGCTACTGGATCTGGAGGAACAACAAGTCAATATCAAAGCAAAAACGGGAGAACGCGTTGGTCCTGTCGGCAGACAGGAAGCGATGACAGCAGATGCTGTGGTTTTATTAACGCGTTCGCATTGA
- the cysS gene encoding cysteine--tRNA ligase, giving the protein MTLRIYNTLSRKKEDFQTIKPGKVGIYLCGPTVYKHAHIGHMVGPVIIDTIARYLTYNNYDVKFVNNITDIDDKLINKAAELNISVEKLAAEMTQDYFDNLEIMGVDTITDFPKATDYIEPMQEIIQSLIDKGFAYPLDGDVYFSAEADSKYGCLSGRKIEEMIAGTRVEANDKKKNPADFALWKKSRPGEPAWDSPWGPGRPGWHIECSAMSRKLLGDSFDIHGGGLDLMFPHHENERAQSECCTGKTYVRYWVHNGLMQASDAAGKVGGQHDRHGDVAVDQQAQEADKLSGSKGAASVKELFAVHPPEIVRLFLLSTHYRSPIAFSDENIRETGKGIEGFYRFFETFERITGESFYQLPTSEKREQSTGLTGDPAEYFQQLSELRQRFLEAMDDDFNTGGAIGVLFELRSTLNALIHSQNLEGEGKQNQEMAEALKTGASLLKELSNLLGVFRKAPAKDSGTDDGLVNQLMELVLEIRKDARTNKNWDIADKIREGLAACQITVEDRPEGSLWRRG; this is encoded by the coding sequence ATGACACTCAGAATATACAACACACTCAGTCGCAAAAAAGAAGATTTCCAGACGATCAAACCAGGCAAAGTTGGAATCTACCTGTGTGGTCCCACAGTTTACAAACACGCCCACATCGGGCACATGGTCGGCCCGGTCATTATTGATACGATCGCCCGCTATCTGACCTACAACAACTATGATGTCAAGTTCGTCAATAACATCACCGACATCGACGACAAACTGATTAATAAAGCAGCCGAATTGAATATCTCTGTGGAAAAGCTGGCAGCTGAAATGACACAGGATTATTTTGATAACCTGGAAATCATGGGCGTCGATACGATTACCGATTTCCCCAAAGCCACCGACTATATCGAGCCGATGCAGGAGATCATTCAATCGCTGATTGACAAAGGCTTCGCCTATCCCCTGGATGGTGATGTCTACTTTTCTGCTGAAGCGGACAGTAAATATGGCTGTCTCAGCGGTCGCAAAATTGAAGAAATGATCGCGGGCACTCGTGTCGAAGCTAATGATAAAAAGAAGAACCCGGCTGATTTCGCGCTCTGGAAGAAATCGCGACCGGGTGAACCTGCCTGGGACAGTCCCTGGGGACCGGGTCGTCCAGGCTGGCATATTGAATGTTCCGCCATGAGCCGTAAACTGCTCGGTGATTCATTTGACATTCACGGCGGTGGTCTTGATCTGATGTTCCCGCATCATGAAAACGAACGGGCACAGTCAGAATGCTGCACGGGAAAAACCTATGTCCGTTACTGGGTGCACAACGGTTTAATGCAGGCCAGTGACGCCGCTGGAAAAGTAGGTGGCCAGCATGATCGTCACGGTGATGTCGCCGTTGATCAGCAGGCCCAGGAAGCAGACAAACTCTCAGGTTCCAAAGGTGCCGCATCGGTCAAAGAACTGTTTGCCGTCCACCCACCGGAAATCGTGCGGTTGTTTCTGCTCTCCACACATTATCGCAGCCCGATCGCGTTCAGTGATGAAAATATCCGTGAAACCGGGAAAGGTATTGAAGGCTTCTACCGCTTCTTTGAAACCTTCGAACGCATCACAGGTGAAAGTTTTTATCAGCTTCCCACATCAGAAAAGCGGGAACAGTCGACAGGCCTGACAGGGGATCCTGCGGAATACTTCCAGCAGCTATCCGAATTGCGTCAGCGATTCCTGGAAGCGATGGATGACGACTTTAATACAGGTGGTGCCATTGGTGTGCTGTTTGAATTACGGTCGACATTAAACGCCTTGATCCATTCGCAGAATCTGGAAGGTGAAGGCAAGCAGAATCAGGAGATGGCCGAGGCGTTGAAAACCGGCGCCAGCCTGCTGAAGGAACTTTCCAACCTGCTGGGAGTGTTCCGAAAAGCACCCGCTAAAGATTCGGGTACCGATGATGGCCTGGTCAATCAACTGATGGAATTGGTTCTGGAAATACGTAAAGATGCCCGCACCAACAAAAACTGGGACATCGCAGATAAAATCCGCGAAGGCCTTGCCGCCTGCCAGATCACTGTGGAAGATCGTCCGGAAGGCAGCTTGTGGCGACGCGGCTAA
- the ruvC gene encoding crossover junction endodeoxyribonuclease RuvC — protein MNLNSTMDKAELTTAVRFLGIDPGLNRTGYALLQQSVKGPVLCEGGIIRSNQEANLAARVHEIASGIREVIAEYHPDVMVIEQVFTTPRFPKSSIIMAHARGAILFAAHDAGVPVVHYTPTQIKKLITGSGRASKEQIQHAIKSELGLKTILEPNDVADAFAAALCHYHTIRVTCL, from the coding sequence ATGAATCTGAATTCAACGATGGATAAAGCAGAGTTGACTACCGCGGTCCGCTTTCTGGGTATTGACCCGGGATTGAACCGGACGGGATATGCTTTGTTACAGCAGTCTGTAAAAGGTCCTGTCCTGTGTGAAGGCGGCATCATCCGTTCGAACCAGGAAGCTAATCTTGCCGCGCGTGTTCATGAAATCGCTTCCGGAATCCGGGAAGTCATTGCCGAATATCACCCGGATGTCATGGTGATTGAGCAGGTATTTACAACTCCCCGTTTCCCCAAAAGTTCGATTATCATGGCTCATGCCCGGGGTGCGATTCTGTTCGCTGCCCATGATGCGGGTGTGCCTGTCGTGCATTATACGCCGACCCAGATTAAAAAACTGATCACCGGCAGCGGTCGTGCTTCGAAAGAACAGATCCAGCACGCCATCAAAAGCGAGCTGGGATTAAAAACCATTCTGGAACCCAATGATGTGGCGGATGCCTTCGCGGCCGCATTATGTCATTATCACACCATCCGTGTCACCTGTTTGTGA
- the ruvA gene encoding Holliday junction branch migration protein RuvA gives MITNIRGELIELSLTEAIISVGAFDYEVFIPEFVRRQLQPLIGSEISLKTIQYIEGNPQKGRLTPRMIGFMSHAEREFFELVCSVDGVGVKKTLRAMVRPVKEVATAIEEKDIKQLTTLPGIGPAVAERIVAKLRRKMTKFALIVAQEFPAEEGRTDVFSEAYEALLSLGYSATEARAKVETIAAEGKKFKNIEEFLTTLYQQERN, from the coding sequence ATGATTACAAATATTCGCGGCGAACTGATTGAATTGAGCTTAACCGAAGCCATTATTTCAGTCGGGGCTTTCGATTATGAAGTTTTTATTCCCGAGTTTGTCCGCCGCCAGCTTCAGCCTCTGATTGGCAGTGAAATCAGCCTGAAAACCATTCAGTACATCGAGGGAAATCCACAGAAAGGCAGACTCACCCCCCGTATGATCGGATTTATGAGTCACGCCGAACGGGAGTTCTTTGAACTGGTCTGTTCGGTGGATGGGGTGGGAGTCAAAAAAACATTACGGGCAATGGTGCGTCCCGTCAAAGAAGTGGCGACTGCCATCGAGGAAAAAGACATCAAACAGCTCACCACTCTGCCTGGTATTGGTCCGGCAGTCGCCGAACGAATCGTCGCCAAACTCCGACGCAAAATGACAAAGTTCGCATTGATCGTCGCACAAGAATTTCCCGCAGAGGAAGGTCGCACCGATGTCTTCAGCGAAGCCTATGAAGCGCTGCTCAGCCTGGGTTATTCGGCGACCGAAGCGCGTGCCAAAGTCGAGACCATTGCCGCAGAAGGAAAGAAATTCAAAAACATTGAAGAGTTTCTGACCACTCTCTATCAGCAGGAACGCAACTGA
- a CDS encoding HD-GYP domain-containing protein produces MVGRIIKQKSSPYTALNIDRLRMGVKLQAPIYDAETEKNILLLASGKSITKTTIQSLKKRGIRNVRVHDRDLSNLTLAPGESQSSGFTSSLQLRSQKLKNRAGDPSSNRQVADTERTNSPWQIQSQSFLHEVTPPTATAYSPTLQKEYRKEFAVLTKLTDDIYRQILASSRISTSQIQSVTNSSFSQMRQDMDLFVLEGITPVALGNICRHGLQMSSLAMAMGTQLGLQREHLSQLCIGCLVHDTGMVKINTDGLVGHLPASPIDSLELRKHPVITYNLLSESNEFSMISRIVAYQVHERCDGSGYPRGQKQNQIHPFAKIAAVADEFISLVSLAAANAEIQPYLAVEQLIYGASRGIFDSGAVRALLQSISLYPVGSVVELNQGQLATVIRTNRLQYDAPVVSILQPCGSAQIFDLQEHADLRVIRSIPHAEIETCSL; encoded by the coding sequence ATGGTTGGCAGAATTATCAAACAGAAATCCAGCCCCTACACCGCGCTGAATATTGACCGCTTAAGAATGGGGGTTAAATTACAGGCTCCCATCTATGACGCTGAAACTGAAAAGAACATTCTGCTGCTGGCCAGCGGCAAAAGTATCACCAAAACAACCATACAGAGCCTGAAAAAACGCGGCATTCGCAATGTGCGAGTCCATGATCGGGATCTGTCAAACCTGACCCTGGCTCCCGGCGAAAGCCAGTCTTCCGGTTTCACTTCTTCCCTGCAGCTACGCAGTCAAAAGTTAAAAAACCGCGCAGGTGATCCCTCCTCAAACAGGCAGGTTGCTGACACAGAGCGCACGAATTCTCCCTGGCAGATTCAATCCCAGTCCTTTTTACATGAAGTGACTCCGCCTACAGCGACCGCCTATTCTCCGACATTACAAAAAGAGTATCGAAAAGAATTCGCGGTCCTGACAAAATTAACAGATGATATTTACAGACAGATTCTGGCTAGCTCACGAATCAGTACTTCGCAAATTCAATCTGTGACAAACAGTTCCTTCTCACAAATGAGGCAGGATATGGATCTGTTCGTTCTGGAGGGAATTACGCCTGTCGCGCTGGGAAATATCTGCAGACACGGCCTGCAGATGTCGAGTCTGGCAATGGCAATGGGGACACAACTCGGCCTGCAAAGAGAGCATTTATCTCAACTCTGTATCGGTTGTCTGGTTCACGACACCGGCATGGTCAAAATCAATACTGACGGCCTGGTGGGACATCTGCCCGCCAGTCCCATCGACAGTCTGGAACTCAGAAAACATCCGGTCATCACCTATAATCTACTGAGTGAATCGAATGAGTTCTCCATGATCTCGCGGATTGTGGCTTATCAGGTACATGAACGCTGTGATGGATCCGGCTATCCGCGCGGCCAGAAACAAAATCAAATCCACCCTTTTGCCAAAATCGCTGCAGTAGCAGATGAATTCATTTCCCTGGTCTCCCTGGCTGCTGCCAATGCGGAAATCCAGCCTTACCTGGCTGTAGAGCAGTTGATCTACGGCGCCTCTCGGGGCATCTTCGACAGCGGCGCGGTTCGTGCATTATTACAGTCCATCTCGCTTTATCCCGTGGGATCCGTTGTCGAATTGAATCAGGGACAACTGGCAACGGTAATTCGGACGAATCGTCTGCAATACGATGCGCCGGTTGTCAGCATACTGCAACCGTGTGGCAGCGCACAGATTTTCGACCTGCAGGAACACGCTGATCTGCGAGTCATTCGATCAATCCCCCACGCCGAAATTGAGACCTGCAGCCTGTAA
- a CDS encoding glycerate kinase type-2 family protein, whose protein sequence is MSQTSSTAQRALEIWKAGVRAVDSETLVSHAIRVTDQGLTICGHTIPLQGHERLLVTGAGKAGSGMAAGVEAALRGSALAERTSGWVNVPADCVRPLAMIHLYPARPASLNEPTAEGVYGARQILKKISDLEPDDICIVLISGGGSALLPAPLPPLTLEDKQLVTRLLMSSGATIQELNCVRKQISAVKGGRLVQAAGCRHLFALIISDIVGDPLDLIASGPTVVDQSTAQDALQVLQRFVSDPAEIPESVWSILKSEQTPAHPQNSVRDATVFNQVIGNNATALEAASHQALALGYEVYSLGSANEGTAAETGVELAELCLQLQAGTGPVPRPACILSGGEPVVDLSSSPHPGKGGRNQELVLAAMQRLWDESLSGFCILSGGTDGEDGPTDAAGGILDEHSLKRAHALQLNPALYLRDHNAYPILAETGSLLKTGATQTNVMDLRVAIVE, encoded by the coding sequence ATGTCGCAGACATCTTCAACTGCTCAGCGTGCTTTAGAGATCTGGAAAGCCGGAGTCAGAGCAGTCGACTCTGAAACGCTCGTCTCCCATGCCATTCGAGTTACAGACCAGGGACTGACAATCTGCGGGCACACGATTCCGCTACAGGGGCATGAACGACTGCTGGTAACCGGTGCAGGAAAAGCGGGCAGTGGGATGGCTGCGGGTGTGGAAGCTGCGCTTCGCGGTTCAGCGCTGGCTGAAAGAACCTCCGGCTGGGTTAATGTTCCCGCCGATTGTGTCCGTCCGCTTGCAATGATTCATCTCTATCCGGCGCGACCTGCGAGCCTGAATGAACCGACTGCAGAAGGAGTGTATGGCGCCCGCCAGATCCTGAAGAAAATATCAGATTTGGAGCCGGATGATATCTGTATTGTCTTGATTTCAGGTGGAGGGAGCGCTTTGCTGCCTGCACCACTGCCCCCATTGACGCTGGAAGATAAACAGCTGGTGACGCGGTTGCTGATGTCCTCGGGGGCCACCATTCAGGAGTTGAACTGTGTCCGCAAACAGATCTCCGCTGTAAAAGGTGGACGGCTGGTTCAAGCGGCTGGCTGTCGACATCTGTTTGCTCTGATCATCTCAGATATCGTTGGCGATCCTCTCGATCTGATTGCTTCCGGACCGACAGTAGTCGATCAATCGACGGCGCAAGATGCCTTACAGGTTCTACAGCGGTTTGTTTCAGATCCCGCAGAGATTCCCGAAAGTGTATGGAGCATCTTAAAGTCAGAACAGACACCAGCACACCCTCAAAATTCGGTCAGAGATGCGACTGTGTTCAATCAGGTTATTGGCAATAATGCGACCGCGCTGGAGGCGGCCTCACACCAGGCTCTGGCATTGGGATACGAAGTCTATTCGCTTGGCTCAGCAAACGAAGGAACTGCCGCTGAAACCGGGGTGGAACTGGCTGAGCTTTGCCTGCAGTTGCAGGCCGGAACAGGTCCGGTACCTCGTCCTGCCTGTATTCTCAGCGGCGGGGAACCAGTTGTAGATTTATCGTCGTCTCCCCATCCAGGGAAGGGAGGCCGCAATCAGGAACTGGTACTGGCTGCGATGCAGCGTCTCTGGGATGAATCGCTTTCCGGGTTCTGCATCCTTTCAGGTGGCACTGATGGCGAAGATGGGCCCACCGATGCCGCAGGTGGGATTCTGGATGAGCACAGCCTGAAACGTGCACATGCACTGCAACTGAATCCCGCGCTGTATTTACGGGACCATAATGCGTATCCCATTCTGGCAGAAACAGGTAGTCTTCTGAAAACAGGGGCTACGCAGACCAACGTCATGGATCTGCGAGTAGCTATCGTTGAATGA
- a CDS encoding HAD family hydrolase — MKYKAVIFDCDGVLVDSETLGNRVLAEMITDIGFPLSPEQAVQQFKGGKLADCLAVVEDQMDAKLPADFANQVRAQMAKVFEQELQAIQGVREALEAIPMTKCVASNGPEEKMALTLRITDLSRYFDGRIYSAYTVGVWKPEPDLYLFAADQMGVHPSECVVIEDSKLGVQAAVAAGIPVLGYADHSSPVELESYGAKTFGSMFELPALLGLQSSLS, encoded by the coding sequence ATGAAATACAAAGCGGTAATCTTTGATTGTGATGGTGTTCTGGTCGACAGTGAAACCCTGGGGAATCGCGTTCTGGCCGAGATGATTACAGACATCGGATTTCCACTGTCTCCCGAGCAGGCGGTCCAGCAGTTCAAAGGTGGCAAACTGGCTGATTGCCTGGCCGTCGTCGAAGATCAGATGGATGCAAAGCTACCGGCAGATTTTGCCAATCAGGTCCGCGCACAGATGGCGAAAGTATTCGAGCAGGAACTGCAGGCCATTCAGGGAGTCCGTGAAGCGCTGGAAGCAATCCCCATGACGAAATGCGTTGCTTCGAATGGGCCTGAAGAGAAGATGGCACTCACCTTGAGAATCACCGATCTGTCTCGTTATTTTGATGGTCGCATTTACTCTGCTTATACAGTAGGGGTCTGGAAACCAGAACCCGATCTGTATCTCTTTGCGGCTGACCAGATGGGAGTACATCCGAGCGAATGTGTGGTCATCGAAGACAGTAAACTCGGAGTGCAGGCCGCAGTCGCTGCAGGCATCCCGGTACTCGGTTATGCTGACCACAGTTCACCGGTCGAGCTGGAGTCATACGGGGCAAAAACATTTGGCTCAATGTTTGAACTACCCGCCTTACTCGGGCTGCAATCGTCACTTTCCTGA
- a CDS encoding Rieske (2Fe-2S) protein: MGNKIRIADLTAVPEGQAAEFVAEDRIIALFHVDGTYYAMDGVCPHAGGPLGEGTLTGNVVTCPWHGWQFDVTTGQHCLNERLCHPTYPVSVEEDGIYIELPES; this comes from the coding sequence ATGGGCAATAAAATACGAATCGCCGACCTGACCGCCGTGCCTGAAGGGCAGGCCGCTGAGTTTGTCGCGGAAGATCGAATTATTGCGCTGTTTCATGTGGATGGTACCTATTATGCAATGGATGGTGTCTGTCCCCATGCAGGCGGTCCCCTGGGAGAAGGGACACTTACGGGTAACGTTGTGACCTGCCCCTGGCATGGCTGGCAGTTTGATGTTACCACAGGTCAACACTGTTTGAATGAACGCCTGTGTCACCCGACCTATCCCGTCTCTGTGGAAGAGGACGGGATCTATATTGAACTACCTGAGTCATAG
- a CDS encoding lysophospholipid acyltransferase family protein: MIDWRMARYRLEYLIFRTLVCIVRSLPLRESVKLAKGMAFVIHRCLPRKLTRYHVAAENLRTALGEDLSDQEIDQTIYQMWTHLFRMVVEIIQLPRKLHRGNIFDVLDFDYPPELITALCSGRPVILLSGHYGNWEIAVSVFGLFGFPMGVVARELDNPFLNEWFEKFRQHTGHRAMAKKGGYDDMIATIERRGHLALLGDQDAGKRGLFVDFFGKPASTFKSIALLALEYRAYICVGYARRLPDDFENNQWVKFEMGCEQLIDSTQCVSKDPVGEITQQFTTALENAVRKSPEQYFWVHRRWKSEPRVRAKKKRQAETIQEKKAA, translated from the coding sequence ATGATCGATTGGCGCATGGCAAGATACCGACTGGAATATCTGATTTTTCGCACATTGGTTTGTATCGTCAGATCATTACCGCTGAGAGAATCAGTGAAACTGGCAAAGGGGATGGCGTTTGTGATTCATCGCTGTCTGCCTCGCAAGCTGACCCGTTATCATGTGGCAGCAGAAAATCTGCGGACTGCTTTAGGTGAAGACCTCTCGGATCAGGAAATTGACCAGACCATCTATCAGATGTGGACGCACCTGTTTCGCATGGTGGTAGAAATCATCCAGCTGCCCCGCAAACTGCATCGAGGAAATATCTTTGATGTGCTGGATTTCGATTATCCGCCGGAGTTAATTACGGCACTCTGTTCCGGGAGACCGGTGATTCTCTTAAGTGGCCACTATGGAAACTGGGAGATCGCCGTTTCCGTCTTCGGACTGTTTGGCTTCCCCATGGGGGTGGTCGCGCGAGAGCTGGATAATCCTTTCCTGAACGAATGGTTTGAAAAATTCCGTCAGCATACCGGCCATCGTGCGATGGCGAAAAAAGGTGGCTACGACGATATGATTGCCACGATTGAACGCCGCGGACATCTGGCGTTGCTCGGCGATCAGGATGCCGGCAAACGGGGTTTGTTCGTTGACTTTTTTGGCAAACCTGCTTCTACCTTCAAATCGATTGCTCTGCTGGCTTTGGAGTATCGGGCTTATATCTGTGTGGGCTATGCCCGTAGACTGCCCGATGATTTTGAAAACAATCAATGGGTCAAGTTCGAAATGGGCTGCGAGCAACTGATCGATTCGACACAGTGTGTCTCTAAAGATCCAGTAGGAGAAATCACGCAGCAGTTCACGACTGCTTTGGAAAACGCCGTGCGGAAATCACCCGAACAGTATTTCTGGGTGCATCGACGCTGGAAAAGTGAGCCGCGGGTGCGAGCGAAAAAGAAACGCCAGGCTGAAACGATTCAGGAAAAAAAGGCTGCCTGA